A window of the Chloroflexus sp. Y-396-1 genome harbors these coding sequences:
- a CDS encoding response regulator, giving the protein MGKFSPEVEQFIHQLVSPLTTIQSAVDLLAHHYGNSPDQRLNNLIAALQRSSIRLRQFAQNLNGRVQQEGEEIVVRLPLTLYRQADATATTPATLPTAALGAGQAVLVGEAVLDELAGVLQTVGWQVERVRSCVTALDMARYRRPRLLVFADAEADIDPVECAQIVRTDPETCDVVVALAGHGRPSRDIAGIPWLDLQQPVLEQMYRLLYTHVRAEHGLPRILLVDDEPDIRFILGQQLISNGFVIVTAPDVRTALQLIREQYFDLIILDRLLPDGDGLQVLQTLRAASTGRMIPVILLSAVSALDERVRSLQQGADDYVVKPCSVTELAARIRAILQRSERERSVNPISHLPGNAVIEQVIRERLMKQEPFAVSYIGLNNFKGYNDYYGFFKGDAVILHTARVLTKVVHWYGASGDFLGHIGGDDFVLVTTLERAQQIGQAVIEQFDATIPYFYSAEDRARGYIQGFDRQGQPCQFPLLSLSIVIVPVSPARYQQPYEIAMRAVAIKRQLKLENGSCVIVDDGERG; this is encoded by the coding sequence ATGGGTAAGTTTTCACCAGAGGTTGAACAGTTTATTCACCAGCTCGTCTCACCGCTCACGACGATACAGAGTGCGGTCGATTTGCTCGCTCATCATTATGGTAATAGCCCGGATCAGCGGTTGAATAATTTAATCGCCGCGTTACAGCGTTCCAGTATACGTTTACGACAGTTTGCGCAGAATCTGAACGGGCGAGTGCAGCAGGAAGGCGAGGAGATTGTGGTACGTCTCCCATTGACATTGTACCGTCAGGCCGATGCGACGGCCACTACGCCAGCGACCCTACCGACCGCAGCGTTGGGCGCTGGCCAGGCAGTGCTGGTTGGCGAAGCTGTGCTCGATGAATTGGCCGGTGTATTGCAGACGGTTGGCTGGCAGGTGGAACGAGTGCGGTCGTGCGTCACAGCGCTTGATATGGCTCGGTATCGGCGGCCACGTCTGTTGGTATTTGCCGATGCGGAAGCAGATATTGATCCGGTAGAGTGTGCTCAAATTGTACGCACCGATCCGGAAACGTGCGATGTTGTAGTAGCGCTGGCCGGTCATGGTCGCCCGTCACGCGACATTGCAGGCATTCCATGGCTTGATCTCCAGCAGCCAGTGCTCGAACAGATGTATCGTCTGCTGTATACGCACGTTCGCGCTGAACATGGATTGCCTCGTATCTTGCTGGTTGATGATGAACCGGACATTCGATTTATTCTTGGGCAACAGTTGATTAGCAATGGTTTTGTTATAGTCACTGCACCTGATGTCAGAACTGCGCTCCAATTGATCCGTGAGCAGTATTTTGATCTGATCATCCTTGATCGGCTCTTGCCTGATGGTGATGGGTTACAAGTCTTGCAAACGTTACGGGCAGCCTCGACTGGGCGAATGATACCGGTGATCCTCCTCTCGGCGGTGAGTGCACTTGATGAACGGGTACGAAGTTTACAGCAAGGCGCCGATGACTACGTGGTGAAGCCGTGTAGTGTGACGGAATTAGCTGCCCGCATCCGTGCCATCTTGCAGCGGAGTGAACGTGAACGTAGTGTCAATCCGATTTCACACTTACCTGGCAATGCTGTCATTGAGCAGGTCATTCGCGAACGATTGATGAAACAAGAACCGTTTGCCGTTAGTTACATCGGTCTCAATAATTTTAAGGGGTATAATGATTACTATGGTTTTTTCAAAGGTGATGCTGTCATCTTGCATACTGCTCGTGTGTTGACCAAAGTAGTTCACTGGTATGGCGCATCAGGCGACTTTCTTGGTCACATTGGTGGTGATGATTTTGTTCTGGTGACAACCCTTGAACGGGCGCAGCAGATTGGGCAGGCTGTGATCGAGCAGTTTGATGCGACAATCCCATATTTCTATTCGGCAGAGGACCGCGCACGGGGCTACATCCAGGGTTTTGACCGGCAGGGGCAACCATGCCAGTTCCCGTTGTTGAGTCTCTCGATAGTAATTGTACCGGTGTCACCCGCTCGCTACCAACAGCCTTATGAAATTGCAATGCGGGCAGTTGCCATCAAGCGCCAGTTGAAGTTGGAAAATGGGAGTTGTGTCATTGTCGATGATGGAGAAAGAGGATAG
- a CDS encoding ATP-dependent Clp protease proteolytic subunit: protein MPSVPVPTIVERTSRGERSWDIFSRLLKERVILIGEPIDDELASSVVAQLLVLQQQDPERDIWMYINSPGGVIRAGLAIYDTMQLVTPDVCTVCVGRAASMATVLLCAGAKGKRFALPHATIHSHPAGGGAEGYAPDVQIAVEEMLRLQRLLREIMAKHSGQPVERLEADFSRDFFMTATQALEYGLIDAVLPPNHA from the coding sequence ATGCCTTCAGTGCCAGTACCGACGATTGTAGAACGAACGAGTCGTGGCGAGCGGAGTTGGGATATTTTTTCGCGCCTTCTGAAAGAACGAGTTATTCTGATCGGTGAACCGATCGACGATGAGCTGGCGTCTTCAGTCGTGGCTCAGTTATTAGTCTTGCAGCAGCAAGACCCTGAACGTGACATCTGGATGTATATCAATAGTCCCGGTGGTGTGATTCGCGCAGGGCTGGCGATCTACGATACGATGCAACTGGTAACACCCGATGTTTGTACGGTCTGTGTTGGACGAGCGGCTAGTATGGCGACGGTGCTCCTCTGCGCTGGAGCGAAGGGCAAGCGGTTTGCTTTGCCACACGCCACCATTCATTCCCATCCGGCAGGTGGTGGCGCCGAGGGTTATGCCCCTGACGTGCAGATTGCCGTTGAAGAGATGTTGCGGCTCCAGCGGTTGTTGCGGGAAATTATGGCAAAGCACTCCGGACAGCCGGTTGAACGGCTAGAAGCCGATTTTAGCCGCGATTTCTTTATGACAGCGACGCAGGCCTTGGAATACGGGCTAATTGACGCTGTTTTGCCGCCGAATCACGCTTGA
- a CDS encoding alpha/beta hydrolase, whose translation MRLLTTLLRLITFYNAIAHLSGLRGLSWSDRLALPLMTLTWSQPALSWSAHLVLMIPALIGQLALATLRRRQLDPRQQLRPGHYRDRLITRLDLPARHGPVPALHIVPHGGARTAILVTHGSGCDKTFYAWRLVDMLIQRGMAVLLIDLDGHGESPRPQSFPQMVDSVADPIGWLQQRYERVGAIGMSLGGAVLARAVADGARVDALALWEVPPRLRLDAHAYRQVQIREALAIIQWRMLHLFRDGAIDHVIKAWQTSGIRATISTWDLFDALDVPGSLQALAVQKPPTLLVYAGRDAIVPPEAAAEIADLARGWAEYHLLPFASHISLPIDLACIRLTADWLHQHLAISSVIRRQNSVN comes from the coding sequence GTGCGTCTCCTTACGACATTGTTGCGTCTGATCACATTCTATAACGCTATCGCTCATCTGAGTGGTCTGCGCGGCCTGAGCTGGAGTGACCGCCTGGCCTTACCACTAATGACACTGACCTGGAGCCAGCCAGCACTGAGCTGGTCGGCCCATCTGGTTCTCATGATACCAGCGCTCATCGGTCAGCTCGCGCTTGCAACGCTGCGACGACGTCAGCTTGATCCACGTCAACAGTTGCGACCGGGGCATTACCGAGATCGGCTGATTACTCGCCTCGACCTGCCGGCGCGCCATGGGCCAGTTCCTGCCCTTCATATTGTGCCGCACGGCGGCGCCAGGACGGCAATCCTGGTTACGCATGGTTCCGGGTGCGACAAAACCTTTTACGCCTGGCGTCTCGTTGATATGCTGATACAGCGCGGTATGGCTGTGCTCTTAATCGATCTCGACGGTCATGGCGAGAGTCCGCGCCCCCAATCCTTCCCCCAGATGGTTGATAGCGTTGCCGACCCGATTGGTTGGCTCCAGCAGCGATACGAGCGGGTTGGCGCCATCGGCATGAGCCTCGGTGGCGCAGTGCTGGCTCGCGCCGTGGCCGATGGCGCCAGAGTTGATGCGTTAGCACTCTGGGAAGTACCGCCACGCCTGCGCCTCGACGCTCATGCATACCGGCAGGTACAGATACGGGAGGCATTGGCAATCATTCAATGGCGAATGCTGCACCTCTTCCGTGATGGCGCTATCGACCATGTGATTAAGGCATGGCAGACCAGTGGCATTCGAGCCACCATCAGCACCTGGGATTTGTTTGATGCACTCGATGTTCCCGGTAGCCTTCAAGCGCTTGCGGTGCAAAAACCGCCAACCCTCCTAGTGTACGCCGGGCGTGATGCCATTGTGCCACCAGAGGCCGCAGCCGAAATTGCCGACCTGGCCCGTGGCTGGGCTGAATACCATTTGCTGCCATTTGCCAGCCATATTTCACTGCCGATTGATCTGGCATGTATCAGACTCACCGCTGATTGGCTACATCAACACCTTGCGATCTCAAGCGTGATTCGGCGGCAAAACAGCGTCAATTAG
- the mnmE gene encoding tRNA uridine-5-carboxymethylaminomethyl(34) synthesis GTPase MnmE — protein MSDTIAAIATPPGEGGIGIIRLSGPDAQPIALRIFRPVRPGRLRSHRVRYGHVIGPDGQVIDEALLTFMAAPHSFTREDVVEISCHGGALPVQLTLEAALAAGARLANPGEFTLRAFLNGRIDLSQAEATLDVIRAQTRAGLTIAQAQLDGWLAREVRAARQAILEPLAYITALIDFPEEGIEPQTVAGPIAQALATVERLLAGADQGIVLRNGARVVIVGRPNVGKSSLLNALLRVERAIVTPIPGTTRDTLEELANLAGVPVVLIDTAGMRTSTDPVEQIGVERAVAALTRADLALLVFDTSQPLTPEDEAMLATTADRPTIIVWNKCDDPALPPPPTPDHPQCKAVVACSARYGHGIEHLAQTIARTLLGGTLPAMASTHLVSNPRHRAALRRAEEFLRAAQETLAMGAATDLLAADLTGAANALGEITGETVGEDLLDMIFSRFCIGK, from the coding sequence ATGAGTGACACAATTGCAGCGATTGCGACTCCACCCGGCGAGGGTGGTATTGGCATTATACGACTAAGTGGGCCTGATGCTCAACCAATTGCCCTTCGCATCTTTCGACCGGTGCGTCCAGGGCGGTTACGCAGCCATCGGGTGCGCTATGGGCACGTGATCGGTCCAGACGGGCAGGTGATCGATGAGGCACTGCTCACATTTATGGCCGCACCACATAGCTTTACCCGTGAAGACGTCGTTGAGATTTCGTGTCATGGTGGTGCGTTACCGGTGCAACTTACGCTTGAGGCAGCACTGGCGGCCGGTGCCCGGCTGGCGAATCCCGGTGAGTTTACTCTGCGTGCGTTTCTCAATGGCCGAATTGATCTGAGTCAAGCCGAGGCAACCCTTGACGTGATCCGTGCTCAGACACGGGCTGGGTTGACAATTGCGCAGGCCCAATTAGATGGATGGTTGGCGCGCGAAGTACGCGCCGCTCGCCAGGCGATTCTCGAACCCCTGGCGTATATCACGGCATTGATCGATTTTCCTGAAGAGGGCATTGAACCACAAACCGTGGCCGGGCCGATTGCGCAGGCGCTGGCAACCGTTGAGCGATTATTAGCCGGGGCCGATCAGGGAATAGTTTTGCGAAACGGCGCCCGAGTGGTGATCGTAGGACGACCAAATGTTGGGAAATCGAGTTTGCTCAATGCCCTATTGCGGGTTGAGCGCGCAATTGTGACCCCCATTCCCGGTACGACTCGTGACACGCTTGAAGAACTGGCCAATCTGGCCGGTGTGCCGGTTGTGTTGATCGATACTGCCGGGATGCGCACCAGTACCGATCCGGTTGAACAGATTGGGGTTGAGCGGGCAGTGGCAGCACTGACACGGGCCGATCTGGCATTACTGGTGTTTGATACTTCACAACCATTGACCCCTGAAGATGAAGCGATGTTGGCTACTACTGCGGATCGACCAACCATTATTGTCTGGAATAAATGCGATGATCCTGCATTGCCACCACCACCAACACCCGATCATCCTCAATGCAAGGCAGTGGTTGCCTGTTCAGCTCGCTACGGGCATGGGATCGAGCATCTGGCACAAACGATTGCGCGCACGTTGTTGGGAGGAACGCTACCGGCAATGGCTTCGACGCATCTGGTCAGTAATCCACGCCATCGAGCAGCACTGCGGCGAGCGGAAGAGTTTCTACGGGCGGCGCAGGAGACGTTGGCGATGGGTGCGGCAACCGACTTACTGGCGGCTGATCTGACTGGCGCCGCGAATGCGTTGGGTGAGATTACCGGTGAGACGGTCGGGGAAGACCTACTTGATATGATCTTCAGCCGTTTCTGCATCGGCAAGTAG
- the pgk gene encoding phosphoglycerate kinase, with translation MNKKTIRDVDWAGKRALVRVDFNVPLDDQGQITDDTRIRAALPTIRYLLEHGASVVLMSHLGRPKGKPDPKYSLRPVVERLFELLPEAKEVKKTEAITGPAAEAAVAMLKPGQVLVLENTRFDPREEANDPEMAAELARLGDVFVNDAFGTAHRANASTEGVAHYLPAVAGFLMEKELTYIGGALSNPQRPFVTVIGGAKISDKIGVIENLLSKVDALLIGGGMANTFLLAKGLNLGDSLVEPDSVSVAQRLMAFADERGARLLLPVDVVIADAFSAEAQHRIVDVGEIPNGWRVMDIGPKTIERYSAEIRAARTVIWNGPMGVFEMEPFAVGTRAIAQAMAEASANGAITIVGGGDSVAAVEQAGLADKMSHVSTGGGASLELLEGRVLPGVAALQDAE, from the coding sequence ATGAATAAGAAGACCATCCGTGATGTGGATTGGGCCGGGAAGCGGGCACTTGTGCGGGTTGATTTTAATGTCCCGCTCGATGATCAAGGACAAATTACCGATGATACCCGGATCCGAGCTGCCTTACCTACTATTCGCTATCTGCTAGAGCATGGAGCCAGTGTGGTTCTGATGTCGCATCTCGGACGACCGAAGGGTAAGCCCGACCCGAAGTATAGTTTACGGCCAGTTGTTGAACGGTTGTTTGAGCTCCTCCCGGAAGCAAAAGAGGTTAAGAAGACCGAAGCGATTACCGGCCCAGCCGCTGAAGCGGCTGTTGCTATGTTAAAACCGGGACAGGTGTTGGTGCTCGAAAACACTCGTTTCGATCCACGCGAAGAGGCCAACGATCCGGAGATGGCCGCTGAATTGGCCCGGCTTGGTGATGTCTTCGTTAACGATGCGTTCGGTACGGCCCACCGAGCTAATGCCAGCACCGAGGGGGTCGCCCACTATTTGCCAGCCGTTGCCGGTTTTCTGATGGAAAAGGAATTGACATACATCGGGGGTGCGCTAAGCAATCCTCAGCGTCCATTTGTGACGGTCATTGGCGGTGCCAAGATCAGTGACAAGATCGGCGTGATAGAGAATCTGTTGAGTAAGGTCGATGCGCTGCTCATCGGTGGTGGGATGGCCAACACCTTTTTGCTCGCAAAAGGATTGAATCTCGGTGATTCGCTGGTTGAGCCAGACAGTGTATCCGTGGCGCAACGATTGATGGCGTTTGCCGATGAGCGGGGTGCCCGGCTCTTGCTACCGGTTGATGTGGTCATTGCCGATGCGTTCAGCGCTGAAGCGCAGCATCGTATCGTTGACGTCGGTGAGATTCCCAATGGCTGGCGGGTGATGGATATTGGCCCCAAGACTATCGAACGCTACAGTGCCGAGATTCGAGCTGCGCGCACTGTAATCTGGAACGGGCCGATGGGTGTGTTTGAAATGGAACCGTTTGCCGTTGGTACCCGCGCTATTGCCCAGGCCATGGCCGAAGCATCGGCGAATGGGGCGATTACGATTGTTGGTGGCGGCGATAGTGTGGCAGCCGTGGAACAGGCTGGTTTGGCCGATAAGATGTCACACGTGAGCACGGGTGGCGGTGCATCGCTTGAGCTGCTTGAGGGTCGAGTATTACCTGGCGTGGCAGCATTGCAAGATGCAGAGTAA
- a CDS encoding DUF3048 domain-containing protein, producing MIGRYASLALLLAVLLIGACGSAVAHEPAATTVSTTVETTETLPTAVPTLPPTAPPEPTATPESTATPEPTATSEPTAVPEPTATPEPLNAPLAVPRGSVTTRPFAVMYDNHPNAYPQTGMDGAAIVFEALAEFGITRYMAVFIPGISPEMPVIGPVRSARPYYVEWAKGLRAVYVHAGGSPEGLLLAETAIELINMDALRGNASRYFYRTRDRSAPHNLYTNSANIAAFAAANERPVEGLAEIGFLYSAEAPIEERPAQQELRYFFIYREAAVGWSYDPTSNSYRYLRGKRPHIDATTGAQLQFKNVVILEVPERPIPNDPKGRIEQDVIGEGPARIFRDGRMIEATWRKSAGYAQLYLIDADGNEIPLAPGSVWIAAIPSLANLTVQGGR from the coding sequence ATGATAGGCAGATATGCTTCGCTGGCCTTGCTGCTGGCTGTCTTACTAATCGGTGCGTGTGGATCGGCTGTAGCACATGAACCTGCAGCCACAACAGTGTCCACCACAGTCGAAACTACGGAAACCCTTCCTACAGCCGTACCAACTCTACCGCCTACGGCTCCTCCCGAACCAACTGCTACACCTGAATCAACTGCTACACCTGAACCGACTGCTACCTCTGAGCCGACTGCTGTCCCTGAACCAACTGCTACGCCTGAGCCGTTGAATGCGCCACTGGCCGTACCACGGGGATCGGTTACTACTCGTCCTTTTGCCGTTATGTATGACAACCATCCGAATGCCTATCCCCAAACCGGCATGGATGGTGCCGCAATCGTCTTTGAGGCGTTGGCCGAATTCGGTATCACCCGCTACATGGCTGTCTTTATCCCCGGTATCTCACCTGAGATGCCGGTGATCGGCCCAGTGCGTAGTGCTCGTCCGTATTATGTCGAATGGGCGAAAGGATTGCGCGCCGTCTACGTTCATGCTGGTGGCTCGCCAGAAGGTCTCTTACTGGCCGAGACCGCTATTGAGCTTATCAATATGGATGCGCTCCGCGGCAATGCTAGTCGCTACTTTTACCGAACTCGTGATCGGAGCGCACCGCATAATCTCTATACCAATAGTGCCAATATCGCTGCATTCGCTGCCGCTAACGAGCGACCAGTTGAAGGGCTAGCTGAAATTGGGTTTCTCTATTCCGCTGAAGCGCCAATAGAGGAACGTCCCGCTCAACAAGAGCTGCGCTATTTCTTTATCTACCGCGAAGCCGCTGTCGGTTGGAGTTACGATCCAACTTCGAACAGCTATCGCTATCTGCGTGGGAAGCGGCCCCACATCGATGCGACAACGGGTGCCCAATTACAGTTCAAGAATGTTGTGATCCTGGAAGTACCCGAACGACCAATTCCAAACGATCCAAAGGGGCGGATTGAGCAAGATGTGATCGGTGAAGGGCCGGCGCGCATCTTCCGCGACGGGCGTATGATTGAAGCGACCTGGCGTAAATCTGCCGGTTACGCACAACTGTATCTGATCGACGCAGATGGGAACGAAATCCCACTTGCACCGGGATCGGTTTGGATCGCCGCCATTCCTAGCCTCGCTAATCTCACCGTCCAGGGCGGACGATAA
- a CDS encoding ATP-binding protein — translation MTNASHIVLPEWITLATMMIDTQQFSDLQATALSALRLAFPHYDVDLQWSFQGRPQEISDGVVHPIAADEVYGWLTIRPGSLTTGELAILKVIERLIIAAYDRVRQRIDRQGWRQRLQIEFDTLRDCHDPDLICRQFGQLIGQIVGWPLHIGVAIPFQRSAWIEQIAHYDPQEGGCSLSGRRFWTAETDLSSIVMKLSMPISSTRYLHDCAHYQVRPHAIWQDSAPEYWSGVPIRFDGETVGITYAYTMTRSTVGELQQQIVNEGLYLISQLLRPILLHREAERTSRQQRMWQELIAAGMQIFDPDRALQVMLERSCQLLDVQVGSLFIVDEQQSELVLRYVAGQHMQQLVGMRLPMTHGILGQSLALGKPVIVNNAVGDPRRSYRLDQITGLACHNLISMPFTSPAGVRACLQYINRQEAAPFIDADIDRINAIVAAMSLVIDHAQRLTQVETGIILHARDLDRRNADLQSVLALSRDLLIERTPDQLFLLIINAICERIRFQAAALFVNRRESSLHPALECVVATDRLASEFPLGLRLAANRLDMLAHEWSLGENCFLLNRRSASFAALFDVPAPVPEQLMDFGTTRWNADDLLVVLLRAPDQRVQAVLLLDQPLNGQRPSSDDIRALIIYAGIAGSAIEIALLRHRQQRSLERLTALNGLGMVINSQSLPEPQVLAMTMRGMLEMVDGNWAQVVLFDPVQDTLRFDQSVGVTILSQDAVLALARRALTQRRPVFRSATTVALPLRGTQQPIGVIVIGGEHSLDSTDIEMLMLYVTQTAIAIESMRLLEVVRRARDNLSRVMAAIEDGLILYSADGTIVVTNETFYRLAQTNAWSPPLFQVGMLHIEQLITQWAEQCRLEADTVASLCRSLSTAGTQGELRGNDRVFAWKVTSAGDLVSGRIPAFLLTIRDVTEAKKVEQLREDLTHTLVHDFKNPLTVIKLSFERIEQELGDLLTERQKKAILIGQNSTNRLINQVGMMLDIGRLESGQMPLKPGPLPVASIIEQMTERLSIQAQEKQVQIVHRIDPQVRWLFADSDIIARVFQNLLDNALKFSAQGDLISLEVQVKPDQREPQLVTLSDELAVLIPGDRVAHIVVRDQGPGIPPEDQDFIFTRFSQAGRKRSEGSGLGLFFCRLAVEAHQGMIWVESSPGQGSAFHFTLPLAEIWSGER, via the coding sequence ATGACAAATGCATCCCATATTGTGCTACCAGAGTGGATAACCCTGGCAACAATGATGATCGACACCCAACAGTTTTCAGATTTGCAAGCTACTGCCCTCTCTGCGTTGCGACTGGCTTTTCCGCATTATGATGTCGATCTTCAGTGGTCGTTTCAAGGTCGTCCACAGGAAATAAGCGATGGTGTCGTTCATCCGATCGCGGCTGACGAAGTCTATGGTTGGCTGACGATCCGCCCAGGTTCGTTGACGACCGGCGAGTTAGCGATCCTGAAGGTTATTGAGCGCCTGATCATTGCCGCTTATGATCGGGTGCGGCAGCGGATTGATCGGCAAGGTTGGCGACAGCGCCTCCAGATTGAGTTTGACACTTTGCGGGATTGTCATGATCCTGACCTGATCTGCCGTCAGTTTGGGCAATTGATAGGTCAAATCGTGGGATGGCCGTTGCATATTGGGGTGGCCATCCCATTTCAACGTAGTGCCTGGATTGAACAGATAGCCCACTATGATCCGCAAGAAGGAGGCTGTAGTTTATCCGGTCGGCGATTCTGGACGGCTGAGACCGATCTTAGTAGCATCGTGATGAAGCTGAGTATGCCGATCAGCTCAACCAGATACCTACACGACTGTGCCCATTATCAGGTTCGCCCACATGCCATCTGGCAGGACTCTGCTCCGGAGTATTGGTCAGGGGTTCCCATTCGTTTTGATGGTGAAACGGTAGGTATAACCTACGCATACACAATGACCCGATCAACCGTCGGCGAGCTGCAACAGCAGATCGTTAATGAAGGTCTGTACCTGATCAGTCAGTTATTGCGACCGATCCTCTTGCATCGGGAAGCAGAGCGTACGAGCCGTCAACAGCGGATGTGGCAAGAGTTGATTGCTGCCGGTATGCAGATTTTTGATCCTGATCGGGCACTACAAGTGATGTTGGAGCGCAGTTGTCAGTTGCTGGATGTGCAAGTAGGTAGTCTGTTTATCGTTGATGAACAGCAGAGCGAGTTGGTTCTTCGTTATGTGGCCGGTCAACATATGCAGCAATTGGTTGGCATGCGTCTGCCGATGACTCATGGCATTCTCGGTCAGTCGCTGGCGCTGGGTAAGCCTGTTATTGTCAACAATGCGGTCGGCGATCCACGACGCAGTTACCGGCTGGATCAGATAACCGGTCTAGCGTGCCACAATCTGATCAGTATGCCGTTTACCTCACCGGCTGGTGTGCGCGCCTGCCTTCAATATATCAATCGCCAGGAAGCAGCACCGTTTATTGATGCTGATATTGATCGTATCAATGCGATTGTTGCAGCTATGAGTCTGGTCATCGACCATGCTCAGCGCCTCACCCAGGTTGAAACAGGTATCATCTTGCATGCTCGTGATCTTGATCGACGCAACGCTGACCTTCAATCGGTGTTAGCCCTTAGTCGTGACCTGTTGATCGAACGAACACCTGATCAGCTTTTTCTGCTGATTATCAACGCGATCTGTGAGCGGATACGGTTCCAGGCGGCAGCCCTGTTTGTAAATCGACGTGAAAGTAGTCTGCATCCGGCATTGGAGTGTGTTGTCGCCACGGATCGTCTCGCTAGTGAATTTCCCCTCGGTTTGCGTTTAGCTGCTAACCGACTTGATATGTTGGCTCACGAGTGGTCGCTTGGCGAGAACTGTTTTCTCCTCAACCGGCGCAGTGCCAGTTTTGCTGCTTTGTTTGATGTACCAGCACCGGTACCAGAACAACTTATGGATTTTGGTACGACTCGGTGGAATGCCGATGATCTGCTCGTCGTGCTTCTGCGAGCGCCTGACCAGCGGGTTCAGGCGGTGTTGCTCCTCGATCAACCGCTCAATGGTCAACGTCCGTCATCTGATGACATCCGGGCGCTGATTATTTATGCCGGTATTGCCGGTTCGGCGATTGAGATTGCGCTCTTGCGACACCGTCAGCAACGTAGTTTGGAGCGTCTGACAGCGTTGAACGGCCTGGGTATGGTGATCAATTCGCAATCGTTGCCTGAGCCGCAGGTGTTGGCGATGACAATGCGCGGCATGCTTGAGATGGTCGATGGCAATTGGGCGCAGGTTGTGTTGTTTGATCCTGTTCAAGATACGCTGCGGTTCGATCAGTCTGTTGGCGTGACTATTCTTTCGCAAGATGCGGTTTTAGCCCTGGCCCGTCGGGCGTTGACGCAGCGGCGTCCGGTCTTTCGTTCAGCGACAACCGTTGCGCTGCCGCTCCGTGGTACCCAACAGCCAATTGGTGTGATCGTGATTGGCGGAGAGCACTCCCTCGATTCTACCGATATCGAGATGTTGATGCTTTACGTAACTCAGACGGCTATCGCTATCGAGAGTATGCGTTTACTTGAGGTGGTACGGCGCGCACGCGATAATCTGTCACGGGTTATGGCGGCGATTGAAGACGGGCTTATTCTCTACAGTGCTGACGGAACAATCGTCGTGACGAATGAGACCTTCTATCGTCTTGCGCAGACAAATGCATGGTCACCGCCATTGTTTCAGGTTGGCATGCTCCATATCGAACAGTTGATCACGCAATGGGCAGAGCAATGTCGTCTGGAAGCCGATACGGTTGCTTCGCTGTGCCGCTCGCTTTCTACTGCTGGCACGCAAGGTGAATTGCGAGGAAATGATAGGGTTTTTGCCTGGAAGGTAACATCGGCTGGTGATCTCGTTTCTGGTCGTATTCCTGCCTTTTTGTTAACGATTCGTGATGTAACTGAGGCAAAAAAGGTTGAGCAGTTGCGCGAAGACTTGACCCATACCCTGGTACACGATTTTAAGAATCCGCTAACTGTTATCAAACTTTCCTTTGAGCGAATAGAACAGGAGTTAGGCGATCTCCTCACTGAACGCCAGAAAAAGGCTATTTTGATTGGTCAGAACAGCACGAATCGGCTAATTAACCAGGTTGGAATGATGCTTGATATTGGTCGGCTGGAAAGTGGTCAAATGCCACTTAAGCCGGGCCCGTTGCCGGTTGCCAGTATAATTGAGCAGATGACTGAGCGATTATCGATCCAGGCTCAAGAGAAGCAAGTCCAGATCGTTCATCGGATTGATCCACAGGTGCGCTGGTTGTTTGCCGATTCTGATATTATCGCCCGTGTGTTCCAAAATTTGCTCGATAATGCGCTCAAATTCAGTGCTCAAGGCGATCTGATTTCGCTTGAAGTTCAGGTAAAACCGGATCAGCGAGAACCACAGCTTGTTACCTTGTCTGATGAGTTAGCGGTTCTGATTCCAGGTGATCGGGTTGCCCATATTGTTGTACGCGATCAGGGGCCAGGTATTCCTCCTGAAGATCAGGATTTTATCTTTACCCGCTTCAGTCAGGCTGGGCGTAAACGTAGTGAAGGTAGTGGGTTGGGCTTATTCTTCTGCCGGCTGGCAGTTGAGGCGCATCAAGGAATGATCTGGGTCGAAAGTTCGCCTGGTCAGGGCAGCGCATTTCATTTTACGCTGCCGCTGGCTGAAATCTGGTCTGGTGAACGCTAA